In one window of Romboutsia hominis DNA:
- the pheT gene encoding phenylalanine--tRNA ligase subunit beta has translation MLVPLKWLRDYVDIDLDTQEFADMMTMTGSKVEKVEFFGKETNGVEVCKILEIEQHPDADRLKVTKVEVADGQILQIVTNATNIKVGDYVPVARIGAVLPGDFKIKKGKLRGVLSEGMFCGAEELTIPSQYVEEHKKDGIYILDHEESFELGKDVREVLGINDALIEFEITSNRPDCRSIIGLAREAAVTVGKELKFPEIKVNGSDEEMQFEIDIQTDLCKRYCGKVVKDVKVGPSPYWMQRRLIEAGMRPINNIVDITNYVMLELGQPLHAFDLEDIKYNKMTVKLAEQGEKFTTLDGVERELTSDMLVIGNEEKTLDLAGIMGGENSEVKDTTTSIFLEGASFAKESIRATSKKLGLRTEASSRFEKGIDVNLAETAVNRACQLIEELGCGRVLNGMLDYYPVKEGVQKITVNPVRINKLLGVNVPMDQFISILERLEFKCNLISSEKLELEVPSFRLDIAEDADILEEIARIYGYENIPTATLEGNATAGVKTDKQKFTDKIVSSSIAAGLNEILTYSFVSPRGVDRINLSSEDSRRNFVKLMNPLGEETSVMRTTLIPNMLEVLSTNVAHKVEEVSAFECGNTFTPQEGLPVETKKYCIGMYGKDVDFFSIKGVVESVLNNVGFKGYEIEPEKTNPTFHPGRCAKVMFNGECIGTFGELHPDVIENYNLGQRVYVCEMNVESVFENTSTEKTYTPLPKYPSTSRDIALLVKDEVYVKEIEDIIKANAGGLVESYKLFDVYKGAQIEEGYKSIAYSITYRSIEKTLTDEDVAKVHDKILNELSEKLGATLRSN, from the coding sequence ATGTTAGTACCTTTAAAATGGTTAAGAGATTACGTTGATATAGATTTAGATACACAAGAATTCGCTGATATGATGACTATGACAGGATCAAAAGTTGAGAAAGTAGAGTTCTTTGGAAAAGAAACAAATGGAGTTGAAGTATGTAAAATACTTGAAATAGAACAACATCCAGATGCAGATAGATTAAAAGTAACAAAAGTTGAAGTAGCTGATGGACAAATACTTCAAATAGTAACTAATGCAACTAACATAAAAGTAGGAGACTATGTACCAGTTGCTAGAATAGGTGCAGTATTACCTGGAGATTTCAAAATAAAGAAAGGTAAGTTAAGAGGAGTATTATCAGAAGGGATGTTCTGTGGTGCAGAGGAATTAACTATACCTTCTCAATACGTTGAAGAACATAAAAAAGATGGGATATATATATTAGACCATGAAGAATCTTTTGAATTAGGAAAAGATGTTAGAGAAGTTTTAGGAATAAACGATGCATTAATAGAATTTGAAATAACTTCTAATAGACCAGATTGTAGATCTATAATAGGGCTTGCAAGAGAGGCTGCTGTTACCGTAGGAAAAGAATTAAAATTCCCAGAAATAAAAGTAAATGGTTCTGATGAAGAAATGCAATTTGAAATAGATATTCAAACAGATTTATGTAAGAGATATTGTGGAAAAGTTGTAAAAGACGTTAAAGTTGGACCATCTCCATACTGGATGCAAAGAAGACTTATAGAAGCTGGAATGAGACCAATAAACAACATAGTAGATATAACTAACTATGTTATGTTAGAGCTAGGTCAACCACTTCACGCATTTGACTTAGAAGATATAAAATACAATAAAATGACAGTTAAATTAGCTGAGCAAGGTGAAAAGTTTACTACATTAGATGGTGTTGAAAGAGAATTAACATCAGATATGTTAGTTATAGGAAATGAAGAAAAAACTTTAGACTTAGCGGGAATAATGGGTGGAGAAAATTCTGAGGTTAAAGATACAACTACATCAATATTCCTTGAAGGTGCAAGCTTTGCAAAAGAAAGTATAAGAGCTACATCTAAAAAATTAGGACTTAGAACAGAAGCTTCATCAAGATTCGAAAAAGGTATAGATGTTAATTTAGCAGAGACTGCTGTAAATAGAGCTTGTCAATTAATAGAAGAATTAGGATGTGGTAGAGTTCTTAACGGAATGCTTGACTACTATCCAGTAAAAGAAGGAGTTCAAAAGATAACTGTTAACCCTGTGAGAATAAACAAATTATTAGGTGTTAACGTACCAATGGACCAATTTATAAGCATATTAGAAAGATTAGAGTTTAAATGTAACCTAATATCTTCTGAAAAATTAGAATTAGAAGTTCCAAGCTTTAGACTAGATATAGCTGAAGATGCAGATATATTAGAAGAAATAGCTAGAATATACGGATATGAAAATATACCAACAGCTACTTTAGAAGGAAATGCTACAGCAGGTGTAAAAACTGATAAACAAAAGTTCACAGATAAGATAGTATCTAGTTCAATAGCAGCAGGCTTAAATGAAATATTAACATATTCATTTGTAAGCCCAAGAGGTGTTGATAGAATAAATTTATCATCTGAAGACTCTAGAAGAAACTTTGTAAAACTAATGAATCCATTAGGTGAGGAAACTTCAGTTATGAGAACTACACTAATACCTAATATGTTAGAAGTATTATCTACAAATGTAGCTCATAAAGTTGAAGAAGTATCAGCATTTGAATGTGGAAATACATTTACACCACAAGAAGGATTACCAGTAGAAACGAAGAAATATTGTATAGGAATGTATGGAAAAGATGTAGATTTCTTCTCTATAAAAGGTGTTGTAGAAAGTGTACTAAATAATGTAGGGTTCAAAGGATATGAAATAGAACCAGAAAAAACTAACCCAACATTCCATCCAGGAAGATGTGCTAAAGTTATGTTTAATGGAGAATGCATAGGTACATTTGGAGAATTACATCCAGACGTAATAGAAAATTATAACTTAGGACAAAGAGTTTATGTTTGTGAAATGAATGTAGAATCTGTATTTGAAAATACATCAACAGAAAAAACTTATACTCCATTACCTAAGTATCCATCTACATCAAGAGATATAGCTTTATTAGTTAAGGATGAAGTA
- the pheS gene encoding phenylalanine--tRNA ligase subunit alpha: MQEKLLNLQEAALNEIKDTSSIEAVESLRVKYMGKKGEITSILKEMGKLSAEERPVIGKVANEVRAAIEGAISSKKEELKLAEKQRKLAEEVIDVTMPSRPVKVGKKHPISQIIDEVNEIFIGMGFSIAEGPEVETIENNFDALNAPKDHPSRDMSDTFYINEELLLRTQTSPVQVRTMKSQELPIKIISPGRCFRFDAPDATHSPMFHQVEGLVVGKDVTMAQLKGTLDMFVKKLFGEHTKTKFRPHNFPFTEPSAEVDVTCFKCEGAGCPMCKGEGWIEILGAGMVHPNVLRNCGIDPEIYSGFAFGMGLDRITMLKYEIDDIRLLFENDMRFLNQF; encoded by the coding sequence ATGCAAGAAAAATTACTTAATTTACAAGAAGCTGCATTAAATGAAATTAAAGATACTTCTAGTATAGAAGCTGTTGAAAGTTTAAGAGTAAAGTACATGGGTAAAAAAGGTGAGATAACATCAATCCTAAAAGAAATGGGTAAATTATCAGCAGAAGAAAGACCTGTAATAGGTAAAGTTGCTAATGAAGTTAGAGCGGCTATAGAAGGTGCTATATCTTCAAAGAAAGAAGAGTTAAAGTTAGCAGAAAAACAAAGAAAATTAGCAGAAGAAGTTATAGATGTAACTATGCCATCAAGACCAGTTAAAGTTGGTAAAAAGCATCCAATATCTCAAATAATAGATGAAGTAAATGAAATATTTATAGGAATGGGATTCTCTATAGCAGAAGGTCCAGAAGTTGAAACTATAGAAAATAACTTTGATGCATTAAATGCACCAAAAGATCATCCATCTAGAGATATGAGTGATACTTTCTATATAAATGAAGAGTTATTACTTAGAACTCAAACTTCACCAGTTCAAGTTAGAACAATGAAGAGTCAAGAGTTACCAATAAAAATAATATCTCCAGGAAGATGTTTCAGATTTGATGCTCCAGATGCTACACATTCACCAATGTTCCATCAAGTTGAAGGGCTTGTAGTTGGTAAAGATGTAACAATGGCACAATTAAAAGGAACTTTAGATATGTTCGTTAAGAAGTTATTTGGTGAGCATACAAAAACTAAGTTTAGACCACACAACTTCCCATTCACAGAGCCAAGTGCAGAAGTAGACGTTACTTGCTTTAAATGTGAAGGAGCAGGATGTCCAATGTGTAAAGGTGAAGGTTGGATAGAAATACTAGGAGCAGGTATGGTTCATCCAAATGTACTTAGAAACTGTGGAATAGATCCAGAAATTTATAGTGGATTTGCGTTTGGTATGGGACTTGATAGAATAACAATGCTTAAGTATGAAATAGATGATATAAGACTATTATTTGAAAATGATATGAGATTTTTAAATCAATTTTAA
- a CDS encoding TrmH family RNA methyltransferase: protein MPTIITAKDNNKVKYTKSLLKTKNRNKESKFIIEGYRILTLAVECKASLDYVFINEDFENKEEHLKFLDTLKTNNIKIYKTTNKIFNELIDTENTQGILGVVNFKQRNIEEYLKDEHKFVLILDRIQDPGNMGTIIRTADAAGVDAIIALKGCVDIYNPKVIRSTMGSIFDMNIIHATQEEALRILKLKNFDIVSSYLNTNNYYNTVEYNYKTALVIGNEANGINDELVSKSDMLVKIPIYGNAESLNAAISSAILMYEIKKYLV from the coding sequence ATGCCTACAATAATAACAGCTAAAGATAATAATAAAGTAAAATATACGAAATCACTACTTAAGACTAAAAATAGAAATAAAGAATCTAAATTTATAATTGAAGGATATAGAATACTAACTCTTGCAGTAGAATGTAAGGCTAGTCTAGATTATGTATTTATAAATGAAGATTTTGAAAATAAAGAAGAACATCTTAAATTTTTAGATACCCTAAAAACTAATAATATAAAAATTTATAAAACGACTAATAAAATATTCAATGAATTAATAGATACGGAAAACACTCAAGGTATTTTAGGAGTAGTAAACTTTAAACAAAGAAATATAGAAGAGTATTTAAAAGATGAGCATAAATTTGTTTTAATATTAGATAGAATACAAGACCCAGGTAATATGGGTACGATAATAAGAACAGCAGATGCTGCAGGGGTAGATGCAATAATTGCATTAAAAGGATGTGTAGATATATACAATCCAAAGGTTATAAGGTCTACTATGGGTTCTATATTTGATATGAATATAATACATGCTACTCAAGAAGAAGCTCTAAGAATTTTAAAATTAAAGAATTTTGATATAGTATCAAGCTATTTAAATACAAATAATTACTACAACACAGTTGAATATAATTACAAGACAGCTTTAGTAATAGGGAATGAGGCCAATGGAATAAATGATGAACTAGTATCAAAATCTGATATGTTGGTCAAAATACCTATATATGGTAATGCAGAATCATTAAATGCAGCTATAAGCTCTGCAATATTAATGTACGAAATAAAGAAATACTTAGTGTAA
- a CDS encoding potassium channel family protein: protein MKQYIVIGCGRFGASVATTMHLLGHQVMAIDKSEEIIQNIADKVTHAAIVDVTDEQSLRSLGLGNFDVAIVAIGSDIRASIMATLIAKEMGVPHIVCKAKDELQAKVQYKIGADRVVFPERDMGVRVAHNLVSDNILDHIELDPDYSIVEIVTPNSWVGKTLVELNLRAKFEITVLAIKTGKSINVTPAPDEELKAGSILVVIGQNSHISTIASENEEFIRRK, encoded by the coding sequence ATGAAGCAATATATAGTTATAGGTTGTGGAAGATTTGGAGCATCAGTTGCTACAACTATGCATCTTTTAGGTCATCAAGTGATGGCTATAGATAAAAGTGAAGAAATTATACAAAATATAGCAGATAAAGTAACTCATGCTGCTATAGTAGATGTAACAGATGAGCAGTCATTAAGATCTTTAGGACTAGGTAACTTTGATGTTGCAATAGTTGCCATCGGTTCAGATATAAGAGCATCTATAATGGCTACACTTATAGCAAAAGAAATGGGTGTACCTCATATAGTATGTAAGGCAAAAGATGAACTACAAGCTAAAGTTCAATATAAAATAGGAGCGGATAGGGTAGTATTCCCAGAAAGAGATATGGGTGTTAGAGTTGCACATAACTTAGTTTCTGATAATATACTAGATCATATAGAATTAGATCCAGATTATTCAATTGTAGAGATAGTAACACCAAATAGTTGGGTAGGAAAGACTTTAGTTGAATTAAACTTAAGAGCTAAGTTTGAAATAACTGTATTAGCTATAAAAACAGGTAAGAGCATAAATGTTACTCCAGCTCCAGATGAAGAGTTAAAAGCAGGTAGTATTTTGGTTGTAATAGGTCAAAATAGCCATATAAGTACTATCGCATCAGAAAATGAAGAATTTATTAGGAGAAAGTAA
- a CDS encoding TrkH family potassium uptake protein, producing MKTIFKRFIALINKMQPTQVMVLGFASVILIGALLLNLPIATQSGESIGFIDALFTSTSAVCVTGLIMADTATYWNGFGHVVIILLIQIGGLGFMTITTLFALITKKRINLKERLLIQESLNQFDLSGLVKLTRYVLLMTFTIEGIGALILSTVFIPQFGLLKGTWYSIFHAISAFCNAGFDLMGPVSGKFTSLTYYVNNFTVSVTISLLIIFGGLGFPVILDIIKNRKLSKLNLHSKIVLITTVSLILVGMLLILVLEYNNPKTIGKLGFGGKMLASFFQSVTTRTAGFNTVNLTAMHENSLFIMIILMFIGASPASTGGGVKVTTIATLVLTVKSFILGKEDIEVGSRRIGTSIVRKSLGIFLIGIIVVLSGTIIITITDPSFSLIEAGFEVVSAFATVGLSLGGSPNLSTLGKIFIMLFMFMGRVGSLTIFMAIMSRKTKNNPPIRYPEGKIIVG from the coding sequence ATGAAGACCATATTTAAGCGATTTATTGCTCTTATAAATAAAATGCAACCAACTCAAGTAATGGTTTTAGGGTTTGCTAGCGTTATATTAATTGGAGCGCTTCTATTAAATCTTCCTATAGCAACTCAAAGCGGAGAAAGCATCGGATTTATAGATGCCTTATTTACTTCAACATCAGCTGTATGTGTAACAGGATTAATAATGGCAGATACGGCAACTTATTGGAATGGATTTGGACACGTAGTAATAATACTACTTATTCAAATTGGTGGTTTAGGATTTATGACAATAACCACGCTATTTGCACTTATAACTAAGAAAAGAATAAATCTGAAAGAAAGACTATTAATCCAAGAATCTTTAAATCAATTTGATTTGTCAGGCTTAGTTAAGTTAACAAGGTATGTATTATTAATGACATTTACCATAGAAGGTATAGGAGCATTAATATTATCAACAGTATTTATACCTCAATTTGGGCTATTAAAAGGAACTTGGTATAGTATATTTCATGCTATTTCAGCTTTTTGTAATGCAGGATTTGATTTAATGGGGCCAGTTTCAGGTAAGTTTACATCATTAACATACTATGTAAATAACTTTACAGTAAGTGTTACAATTTCATTACTTATAATATTTGGGGGATTAGGATTCCCTGTAATTTTAGATATAATAAAAAATAGAAAATTATCTAAATTAAATTTACATTCTAAAATAGTATTAATTACAACAGTGTCATTAATATTAGTAGGTATGTTACTTATTTTAGTATTAGAATACAACAATCCTAAAACAATAGGAAAGTTAGGATTTGGTGGAAAAATGCTTGCATCGTTCTTCCAATCAGTAACAACTAGAACAGCAGGATTCAATACAGTCAATTTAACGGCAATGCATGAGAATAGTTTATTTATAATGATAATACTAATGTTTATTGGTGCATCTCCTGCATCTACAGGTGGTGGTGTAAAGGTTACGACTATAGCTACTTTAGTTCTAACTGTTAAATCATTTATACTTGGAAAAGAAGATATAGAAGTAGGATCAAGAAGAATTGGAACATCAATAGTTAGAAAATCATTAGGAATATTTCTTATAGGTATAATTGTTGTTTTATCTGGAACTATAATTATAACTATAACTGACCCAAGTTTTAGTTTAATAGAAGCAGGGTTTGAAGTAGTATCAGCATTTGCTACAGTTGGATTAAGTCTAGGTGGAAGTCCTAATTTAAGTACATTAGGAAAAATATTTATAATGTTATTTATGTTTATGGGAAGAGTTGGATCTCTTACAATATTTATGGCGATAATGTCTAGAAAAACAAAGAATAATCCTCCTATAAGATACCCTGAAGGGAAGATAATAGTTGGATAA
- the rplT gene encoding 50S ribosomal protein L20 — protein MARVKKAMNARKKHKKILKLAKGFRGSRSKLYRPANTFVMKALKNAYIGRKLKKRDFRKLWIQRINAGTRAHGLSYSRFMNGLKLAGVEVNRKMLSEMAINDPQGFAKLVEVAKSKLA, from the coding sequence ATGGCAAGAGTTAAAAAAGCAATGAACGCTCGTAAAAAGCATAAGAAAATATTAAAGCTTGCAAAAGGATTCAGAGGATCTAGAAGCAAGTTATACAGACCAGCTAATACATTCGTAATGAAGGCGTTAAAGAACGCATATATAGGAAGAAAGTTAAAGAAGAGAGACTTCAGAAAACTTTGGATACAAAGAATAAACGCTGGAACTAGAGCTCATGGATTATCATACTCAAGATTCATGAACGGATTAAAATTAGCAGGTGTTGAAGTTAACAGAAAGATGTTATCTGAAATGGCTATAAACGATCCTCAAGGATTTGCTAAATTAGTAGAAGTTGCTAAGTCAAAATTAGCTTAA
- the rpmI gene encoding 50S ribosomal protein L35: protein MPKMKTHRGAAKRFKKTGSGKLKRAKAFRRHILTKKAAKTKMQLRKAGIVSEGDARRIAQLLPY, encoded by the coding sequence ATGCCTAAAATGAAAACTCATAGAGGAGCTGCTAAAAGATTCAAAAAAACTGGAAGTGGAAAATTAAAGAGAGCTAAAGCTTTCAGAAGACATATATTAACTAAGAAAGCTGCTAAAACTAAGATGCAATTAAGAAAAGCAGGAATAGTTAGTGAAGGTGATGCTAGAAGAATAGCACAATTATTACCATACTAA
- a CDS encoding ATP-dependent metallopeptidase FtsH/Yme1/Tma family protein translates to MKMLDNFFKKINKPVPVFAQTKLEKESPKEDSASTKPKTTFCDVAGLDEVKEELFEIVDFMKSPDKYKKMGAKIPKGVLFYGPPGTGKTLLASAVAGETNSSFFNVTGSEFVEKYVGVGAKRVRTLFEKARKESPSIIFIDEIDAIGAKRHLESNNEKDQTLNQLLVEMDGFTKDSNVIIIGATNRLDLLDEALLRPGRFDRHIHIGSPNYHTRCEILKVHTNNKPLDPSVDLELLAKKTHGFNGAHLSNIANEAAIFAVRDNSDVITTDHFDKALERVIAGLESKNSKLIEKEKQIVSYHEAGHAIVSNILGICPIQKISIIPRGQALGYVLQLPDEDRYIYTKEELIGKMKILLAGKASEEIIFNHKSTGAKDDLKKVTDIANQMVCEYGMSNLGFMTIDGNVKTFMSEQVQKEANDIVQNCYNETLSLLKDNINDLHVVSKHLFDNETMTHEELKSLITKQFIN, encoded by the coding sequence ATGAAAATGTTAGACAATTTCTTTAAAAAGATTAACAAACCAGTACCTGTATTTGCTCAAACTAAACTTGAGAAAGAATCTCCTAAGGAAGACTCGGCTTCTACTAAACCTAAAACTACATTTTGTGATGTAGCTGGTTTAGATGAAGTAAAAGAAGAGTTGTTTGAAATAGTAGATTTTATGAAGTCTCCTGATAAGTACAAAAAAATGGGTGCTAAAATACCAAAAGGAGTATTATTTTATGGACCTCCTGGTACAGGTAAAACATTACTTGCATCCGCTGTAGCTGGTGAGACAAATTCATCTTTTTTCAATGTTACTGGTTCTGAGTTTGTTGAAAAATACGTTGGTGTAGGTGCTAAGCGTGTAAGAACACTTTTTGAAAAAGCTAGAAAAGAATCTCCTAGCATCATTTTTATAGATGAAATAGATGCTATTGGAGCAAAAAGACATCTTGAAAGTAATAACGAAAAAGATCAAACACTAAATCAATTATTAGTTGAAATGGATGGATTCACTAAAGACTCAAATGTCATAATAATAGGAGCTACTAATAGACTTGATCTTTTAGATGAAGCTCTCCTTAGACCCGGAAGATTTGACAGACATATACACATAGGTTCTCCTAACTATCATACTAGATGTGAAATTTTAAAAGTTCATACAAACAATAAACCTCTTGATCCATCTGTAGATTTGGAATTACTTGCTAAGAAAACTCATGGATTTAACGGTGCTCATCTTTCAAATATAGCTAATGAAGCTGCTATATTTGCAGTTAGAGATAATAGTGATGTTATAACAACTGATCACTTTGATAAAGCACTTGAGAGAGTTATTGCAGGACTTGAATCTAAAAACTCTAAGTTAATAGAAAAAGAAAAACAAATAGTATCTTATCATGAGGCAGGACATGCTATTGTTAGCAATATACTTGGAATTTGTCCTATACAAAAAATATCAATAATACCTAGAGGACAAGCATTAGGGTATGTTCTCCAATTACCTGATGAAGATAGATATATCTACACAAAAGAAGAATTAATTGGTAAAATGAAAATTTTATTAGCAGGTAAAGCATCTGAAGAAATAATTTTTAATCATAAATCAACAGGCGCAAAAGATGACTTAAAAAAGGTAACAGATATAGCAAATCAAATGGTTTGTGAGTATGGTATGAGTAACTTAGGATTTATGACTATAGATGGAAATGTAAAAACATTTATGTCTGAACAAGTTCAAAAAGAAGCCAATGATATTGTCCAAAATTGTTACAATGAAACTTTAAGTCTTTTAAAGGATAATATAAATGATCTACATGTAGTTTCTAAACATTTATTTGATAATGAAACTATGACTCATGAAGAATTAAAGTCTTTGATAACTAAACAATTTATAAATTAA
- the thrS gene encoding threonine--tRNA ligase codes for MVKVTLKDGSVKEFEQGISIMDVAKSISEGLARAIVAASVNGEVVGLDYKINEDCELNLFKFDDVEGKDVFRHTSAHMLAQAIKRLYPEAKLAIGPSIENGFYYDIDLEHRLSAEDLEKIEKEMKKIAKEDLAIERFELPREEALAWAKENGEDYKVELISELPEGEVISFYKQGDFTDLCRGPHLPSTKKVKSVKLLNVTGAYWRGDEKNKMLQRVYGISFEKNKDLEEYLHMLEEAKKRDHRKLGKELELFFIPEEGPGFPLFLPKGMELKNALLNFWREVHRKDNYVEIETPIILNRQLWETSGHWFHYKENMYTVGIDEQDFAIKPMNCPGGMLFYNFKPHSYRDFPMRVAELGRVHRHELSGALHGLMRVRAFTQDDAHIFMLPEQIKDEIKGVVSLIDSVYKVFGFEYHMELSTRPESSIGTDEEWEVAENGLREALEELNLPYKLNPGDGAFYGPKIDFHLRDCLGRTWQCGTIQLDMQLPQRFDITYIGQDGEKHRPVMIHRVAFGSIERFIGILIEHYAGKFPVWLAPTQVKILPISDKYNDYAKEVKKALFDKGIRVEIDDRAEKTGFKIREAQLQKVPYMLIVGEKEEADKKVSVRSRDNGEIGSLDLNEFLETILKEIEERTNIELA; via the coding sequence ATGGTTAAAGTAACTTTAAAAGATGGTTCAGTAAAAGAATTTGAACAAGGTATCTCTATCATGGATGTAGCAAAATCTATAAGTGAAGGCTTAGCTAGAGCTATAGTAGCAGCATCTGTAAATGGAGAAGTAGTAGGTTTAGACTATAAAATAAATGAAGATTGTGAATTAAACTTATTTAAATTTGATGATGTAGAAGGAAAAGATGTATTTAGACATACATCAGCTCATATGTTAGCTCAAGCTATAAAGAGATTATATCCAGAAGCTAAGCTTGCAATAGGACCAAGTATAGAAAATGGATTCTACTATGATATAGACTTAGAGCACAGATTATCAGCTGAAGATTTAGAAAAAATAGAGAAAGAAATGAAGAAAATAGCTAAAGAAGATTTAGCTATAGAAAGATTTGAATTACCAAGAGAAGAAGCTTTAGCTTGGGCTAAAGAAAATGGTGAAGATTATAAAGTAGAGCTTATATCAGAGTTACCAGAAGGGGAAGTAATATCTTTCTATAAGCAAGGGGACTTTACTGATTTATGTAGAGGGCCACATTTACCATCAACTAAGAAGGTAAAATCAGTTAAGTTATTAAATGTAACAGGAGCTTACTGGCGTGGAGATGAAAAGAACAAAATGCTTCAAAGAGTATACGGAATATCTTTCGAAAAGAATAAAGATTTAGAAGAATACCTACACATGTTAGAAGAAGCTAAAAAGAGAGACCATAGAAAATTAGGTAAAGAATTAGAGTTATTCTTCATACCAGAAGAAGGTCCAGGATTCCCATTATTCCTACCAAAAGGTATGGAACTTAAAAATGCATTATTAAACTTCTGGAGAGAAGTTCATAGAAAAGATAACTATGTAGAAATAGAAACTCCAATAATATTAAACAGACAATTATGGGAAACTTCAGGTCACTGGTTCCACTACAAAGAAAATATGTATACTGTGGGTATAGATGAGCAAGATTTCGCTATAAAACCAATGAACTGTCCGGGAGGAATGTTATTCTACAACTTCAAGCCACATTCATACAGAGATTTCCCTATGAGAGTTGCTGAATTAGGTAGAGTTCATAGACATGAATTATCTGGAGCATTACATGGACTTATGAGAGTTAGAGCATTTACTCAAGATGATGCACATATATTCATGTTACCAGAACAAATAAAAGATGAAATAAAAGGTGTAGTTTCATTAATAGATAGTGTTTATAAGGTATTTGGATTCGAATATCATATGGAGTTATCTACTAGACCAGAATCTTCTATAGGAACTGATGAAGAGTGGGAAGTAGCTGAAAATGGATTAAGAGAAGCTTTAGAAGAGTTAAATTTACCATATAAGTTAAATCCAGGAGATGGAGCATTCTACGGACCTAAGATAGACTTCCACTTAAGAGATTGTTTAGGAAGAACTTGGCAATGTGGAACAATACAATTAGATATGCAATTACCTCAAAGATTTGATATAACTTATATAGGTCAAGATGGTGAAAAGCATAGACCAGTAATGATACACAGAGTTGCATTCGGAAGTATAGAAAGATTTATAGGTATATTAATAGAGCACTATGCTGGTAAATTCCCAGTTTGGTTAGCTCCAACTCAAGTTAAGATATTACCTATATCAGATAAATACAATGATTATGCTAAGGAAGTTAAAAAAGCTTTATTTGACAAAGGTATAAGAGTTGAAATAGATGATAGAGCAGAAAAAACAGGATTCAAGATAAGAGAAGCTCAGCTTCAAAAAGTACCTTACATGTTAATAGTAGGAGAAAAAGAAGAAGCTGATAAGAAAGTATCTGTTAGATCAAGAGATAATGGAGAAATAGGAAGCTTAGACTTAAATGAATTCTTAGAAACTATATTAAAAGAAATAGAAGAAAGAACTAATATAGAGTTAGCCTAA
- a CDS encoding DUF445 domain-containing protein, producing the protein MDNLLKVLILAIIGGVIGYITNIIAIKLIFRPINPIKIPIINTEIIGIIPKRRSEIATNIGEIIQDEFLSIDEILNQVITDEDKDKIAEYIQIKIKSILNEKMSFAPSSIKNLIQSYVSDMIEEEIKNSIDDLSSEMINKASKRINIQQMIEDKINELDLYELEEIILKVAKNELKHIEILGFVLGFAIGIVQGIIIVIL; encoded by the coding sequence ATGGATAATTTATTAAAAGTTTTAATACTTGCGATTATAGGGGGCGTAATAGGATATATTACTAATATAATAGCAATAAAGTTAATATTTAGGCCTATTAATCCAATAAAAATACCTATAATTAATACAGAAATAATCGGTATAATACCAAAAAGAAGAAGTGAAATAGCAACTAATATAGGTGAGATTATACAAGATGAATTTTTATCTATTGATGAAATACTTAATCAAGTTATTACAGATGAAGATAAGGATAAAATAGCAGAGTATATACAAATTAAAATAAAAAGTATATTAAATGAAAAAATGTCATTTGCACCAAGTTCAATAAAAAATCTTATACAATCTTATGTATCAGATATGATAGAAGAAGAAATAAAAAATAGTATAGATGATTTAAGTAGTGAAATGATAAATAAGGCTAGTAAAAGAATAAATATCCAGCAAATGATAGAAGATAAGATTAATGAACTTGACTTATATGAATTAGAAGAAATAATTCTTAAAGTTGCTAAAAATGAATTAAAGCATATAGAGATCTTAGGATTTGTATTAGGTTTTGCAATAGGAATAGTGCAAGGAATAATAATAGTAATTCTATAA